From Candidatus Neomarinimicrobiota bacterium, the proteins below share one genomic window:
- a CDS encoding chorismate synthase, with protein sequence MDKLRYLTAGESHGKALIGILEGVPAGL encoded by the coding sequence TTGGATAAATTACGTTATCTGACTGCCGGCGAATCGCACGGCAAAGCGCTTATCGGAATCCTTGAAGGCGTTCCCGCGGGATTG